The following coding sequences are from one Gossypium hirsutum isolate 1008001.06 chromosome A12, Gossypium_hirsutum_v2.1, whole genome shotgun sequence window:
- the LOC121211357 gene encoding uncharacterized protein, which yields MVQFWNPAYSCFTFDDVDLAPTLEEYMTLLRCPRIQGHKAYVRPANLPTFVKKLVMITRMSEQWAVARIQQKGDSKCVPWAVLKDLISTHPDVKKRVDVLALSIYGMVIFPKALGYIDEAVATLFDRVGKQNTPIPVILAETFRSLSICRRAGEGLFSLKRRVDMPRRDDISEERWIDILQNLREEDVMWKAPWLVPSEVLYRCGSFHWVPLPGIWGVGEYIPLLVLRQYRAKQFIPVTHGLAQSDFSYKGDHYKKKMREIF from the exons ATGGTACAGttctggaaccctgcttatagttgctttacatttgATGATGTTGATCTTGcacctactttggaggagtatatGACTTTACTGCGTTGCCCGAGGATACAGGGTCACAAGGCTTATGTTAGGCCTGCTAATCTTCCAACTTTTGTAAAGAAGTTGGTGATGATTACtaggatgagtgagcagtgggctgTAGCTCGTATACAGCAAAAGGGTGATAGTAAGTGTGTTCCATGGGCCGTTTTGAAGGATTTGATATCGACACATCCAgacgtaaagaaaagggtcgacgtCTTGGCTTTGAGTATTTACGGCATGGTGATTTTCCCAAAGGCATTGGGGTACATAGATGAGGCAGTTGCGACTTTGTTCGATCGCGTTGGTAAGCAGAATACACCGATACCAGTAATCCTAGCtgagacatttagatctttgagTATATGTCGGAGAGCCGGcgaag ggttattctcCCTTAAAAGAAGAGTGGACATGCCGAGGAGAGATGACATTTCAGAGGAGAGGTGGATAgacattcttcagaatcttcgagaggaagatgttatgtggaagGCTCCTTGGTTGGTTCCTAGTGAAGTCCTTTACCGCTGTGGCAGTTTTCATTGGGTCCCTTTGCCAGGAATTTGGGGAGTTGGTGAATATATACCATTGCTTGTTCTAAGGCAATATAGAGCGAAGCAGTTCATACCGGTTACACATGGTCTAGCTCAAAGTGATTTCTCTTACAAAGGAGATCACTATAAAAAGAAGATGCGAGAGATTTTTTAG